cctgccatGTCAACAGCTGCTCTtaactgctgtgctgctttgggcaTCCATTACAAACAGGATAaacagagctgcccctggctTTTGAGGTGTGTATGGTAAGACTGAGGGCCTCCAGGAGAGGCTGCACAGACACCATGGTTCTGGGTTATGTTCACAGCCCATGTGCTCCTTAGAGACTGTTTCTGTCTTGCTTGCAGTCACTGCATGTGTAACTCCACTGAAATTATTGGAACTTTCCAATGCAACAGGATAAGCAGGTCTTCTGAGAGAATTCTACTGCTAATTACTGAAGTCTGCCAAAGGACTTGCAGAAGAAACCTTTCCTGGTTGTCTTAAAGCATCAGTTGCTTCTGTCTTTAACATAGGCCTTTACCTATTTGTACATCAGGAAAGGTGACTTTATAAAAGCTTGTTCAAACCAATATTTGAACATCTGGATTTTCAGAAATGCCATAACTGTAGCACAGCTTGGTCACATTAgctataattttattattaaaatgtaaCCCAAAGACACCTCATcttaattttcatgtttctatGAAAACCTACATAATTTTGAGGTTATATGACAGCATTTTCTAGGTAGCACGGAATAACTTCCAGCAAGTTTAGAGAAAGTGGATGGGTAGTTTTGTAATCCCTAATGCATTGCTCACAGTTAAACAGATACTGTCAAACCAGCTAGTTATATTTCTACAACTTGTTTTTGTTACAACCATGCAGAATTAAAAGGTTCAGCATCCAGGATGTCTTAAGTTTGGCATGTGCTTCTTTAGCataggcttttttctttttgctataACCTTGGATTCGTATCACTATAGTTTTCCCCTTACCATCTTGGGCCTTCAAgctcttttcccttttgaagACTTGTGACTACCTTAAGCATCTggctctgttttctgttttgtaggAAGTGCTATGATCTCAGTGACCCTTTTGCTGTGCTGTCAACACATTCCCaattcttttcctcctgtctttGCAGAACATGAATACAGCTCCCATGCACTGTTCACACCAACTCACTCTCCTGTATCACAACAGTTCAGTAACTCTTACCCTCTACCTGATCCTctgtgcagctctctgcagctgtgactGTCTTGTCTTCCTCCTGCTATATTCTGCTCTTTAGGCTACTGACTTATTCCCTTTACACTTTAGAACTTTTCCATGAGCCTTAATTTGATGccaaaacctattttttttcttcctgtatcATTTTAGCCTTGCATTATTCTCCAGTTTTCATTGCTATTCAAGAATACTCCTATGAATTTcttattccattttctttccctgttacTCTATTCAGCTCTCCAAAGCATTTCTCTCTCACTTGCTAGAGAACAATGCCCCACTCAAACTACACTTCTATTCTTAAAGTATTCTACAGTATTTCAGAAATAGGCCACTGAAAAGCCACTACACTTATAATAAATATCTGGAACATTATCTCAAGCAATCAGAGCAGTCTGCCTACCCTTGCTTCTCCCAGCAGTGAAACATCATGACTTTGAAAAGCCTCAGATTGTCCTTAGTAAGTGCTGTCTGTTTGATCAGTTGCAGAGCTTTAATATATGATGATAATTAGATGTCTTTTTTTAGTGTCTAAATCTTCTATTATATTTCCAAagacaaagaattaaaataaaagggtAGTAAGTCTTTGTGCAGTGGTTTAGGGCAGCAGTACTGAAATACTGGTCCGTAACCTACAGAAAGTGTAGTGGGATCAGGCATCATGTCAGAAAACTCACAGGGATCTTTTGGTCTTAGTTAGATATGCTAAACATTCTTCTTTTTTGGCAGTTCCTCCCCTCTCCACCTTCTTACCCCTCATCTGAAATTATACCTTGCAGCTGCCAGTGGCAGTTGAGAACTTCAAGTATGTTGCAGAGTTTAGCCCATTTTTCTCAGCTGGAGCCTGAAATTGCTTATGTCACAGATTATTATGACTTCAGTGCCAGAAATAGCAAGAAGGAGCAAGATCTTTAGTAATACAAATAGAGAGAAGCAaatttacatatataaaaaatatacacaGAATCTAGATATTGAAAGAAGTGCTTCCcattttctgtaatgaaatCAATTCCTTAAGAAAATGTAGCAGAATAAGTGCAAAATACATAATAAATGAAGATTAGTTTAACATCAACCTACTTATTTTTGGCTGAATATTAATTACTAAGCcactaattttatttaaatttactaAAATATCATACCATTTTACCATGGTAAAATACCATATTTGTTTTAATCCTTTCTTCAGAAGAGGTTTTCAGAAGCTCAACACATAAAATAAGCATAGTAGAGAAGACTTCTATGTAGGTCTCTCTAAGAGGGAGTTATTCACCAAGCATGTAGCATGTTCTGGCATGAATTATTACACTGCATAAACTACTTCTGCAGTTTAAGCTGTACTGTGCCTCAATGAATTCTCATTTCCTTGATCTCTTTAGCTGACACTATTATTTTCAACAAAGGAAGCCAGAAAGTTACctgaaacagggaaaagaaagcatgaCTACTGTGTGTGAACCAGTGGGATGACGCAGTTACCACTAAAGAAGTAGGCTTAATTAATTAAATCTGTCAGTGATGAGTACATTAAACTTAATGTATAAAAGTAGCATGGATCAGAATGTAAACTCGATGCCCAACATGCCTAATTTCCCGTGTTCCAGAAATACAAGGTGAGAGGAAATTCTTTAAGAAAACTTGCTGTGAAGCAAAGATAACCTTTGAATTGAGTCATAACAAGTTCTCTACCCAGAAgccttttgtgcttttcatTGTAGATGACAAACTACCATCTAATCCAAATACAACTTGGTTTCCCAGGTGTATTGAGAATTACACAGGAGCTCGTTGTGAGGAAGTTTTGCTGCCCAGCATCAAATCCCAAACAAAAGGTGACCTGTTTGCAGCTTTCTTGGCTTCCCTTCTTCTTCTAGGAGTTCTTGTAATTGGAGCATTCTACTTCCTTTGCAGGTAAAAGTGATTCATAAGGCTGAAGCTATTCAATCAAGTAGAAATTTCTTCTGGTAATCATGTACTAATTATTTGAATGTAAAAGTATGTAATGAATTATCCATAAGGTTGTATGGTTATTCAGCATAATGAATGGGGATGTCTCAACTTGTTGCTTGTAATATTTACTTCTTGGCTTGAAGTTTTCTCATTTCTAAGCTCTTTCTTACAGCTGCTTTGTAAAAAACACCCATAGTACACCCTCTCTGAGATTTTGCAGTCCATCTAGAGTTAGTgctaacattttaaaacattagcCTACCTTATGTTGTCCAAAGATGGAGAAGTAGAGGTAAATTAACAAAGTGCTTAGGGATCAGAAACTGTTCCTACTGAATTGGTAACTGAAGCAGCTGGTGCCACTAGCTCCTAATTCTTCTACCACTCCCAgtctaaaaaggaaaaccaaggaaagaatgaaattGAAGAATACTTCCAGGCAGATGTTTACTAGCATTTAGGACAACTCAGAGAGCTTACTAATTTGTCCAGGATGATCCAGGTTTGAGTAGAAGGCAAACATCAGTGCCAGACAGCAAGTGCTGCAGGGTTGGTTTTAGTAGCATTTTAGGCATATTAGGACTTGGAATGAAAGCACAAAGATTTACTGGGATTGAGGCAACTATTTGATGCTGTCCATATATCACTGCACttaccccaaacccaaacaaacttAACATCTTCATTTGTAATGCCCTCTCTATTTTGCACCTGTGCAATGCACCTGTGTCCCCTCTTTATTTTTAGAGTTCAGCATTTTTTGTAAGAACTCATTTTGCCATATACCAATAATATGTGTTTATGCATCTCTGTGTCTCTCCATAAGGCAACTAATAGCCCCTGTAATTCTTTACCATCATAGACTTGcagaagcttttctttcctcctatACTGCATTTCTCCTAGGTTATGATAACCAAAGGTTCTTGCAATTCTGTTCTTTGTGCTCCCATGGTCACATTGCCAAATCAACTTTTCTGATCTGTGCCTTTCAATGAGCGACCTTTGGAATAGCTGGTCTAGTTTTACCTCAGCTGCTGTCATGGAAACCCACTGAATGCCAGCTTCTCCCACAGCTGAATGCATTTAGAAGAGATAGAGAGCATTTGATAAAACAGTTGgtataaaaaaatcccttgttGTAAAGGATACCCCCCACATtagcaattttaattaaatgaattttGCTTAGCCATGGAATGCCACAGCAGTTGTTTgctaaaaaacattttcaaattactATAAACTTATTAGAACAAAATACAGCTTAaactaaattaagaaaaattcaTTCAAGTCTCATAGAGATACAGACAGTATTTCTTTAGAAGTAAAAAAGTCTTCAGAGAGTAATCTGTTAAAAGATCCCTTTTCTTTCACATACAGTAAAATTAGGGGAAAGCTGGAGACAATCTATTGAGTTTTATGGTCCAAGTAAAGAAGCTTAGAGTGATAGCAATGACAGGTCTGTGAAAATTCTGTTATTAGATAGTTAGAACATCAACTTCTCTTTACTCACACTTTACCTGACTGGCAGAACAAGTAGTAGTGCCTCTTtattagcaaaataaaaagggcAACAAGTCAGTTATAACATAGTTGTCCTTGAACCCCATCTTACACACCAGACTAATTTGGGAAATCTCGTAAAACCATTATAAACTTCTTTTAGTACAGATAAAAGAACCTTACTGGCTAAAATTGTCTTACCTTTACACTTCAGAGGCTGATGTAGGATGGTCATCTGCGAGAGAACTCATCTATGAATTAAACACTTTACATCTCCAAGTCCTTATCTCTTGGCTGAAGCAACGAACACATGAGGAGTCTCAAGTGGATACTTTAATCTACTCCCCTCTTTTCAGCTGAGTGAATGAGCATTATTGCTAAGAGCTGCCATTAATCCCCACTTTTTTCTCAAACTTCATCTATCACCTATATCTTAGGAGAGGGTGGAGCTAGGGCTTACAAGGGTTAGCTGTGAGTTTGCATCATCTTTGACTTGGCCTCCTGACAGGATATGTTAAGTTTAAAATGTTAACATACTGTGCTAAAGTTTCCACTGCTCCACTTTATGAACAAAGACATTTGATCCACAATCAAAGAGCAGAAAGCCTTTTTCCTGATACTGTGTTAGTGAGCATTTCCATGGCTCTTTCAGCAGAGGCTTCTAGTGGGGTTTTAGTATAAACAGTAATCTGGAGGGGTGCAGAAGAAGAGATACTAATTGAAGTTCAGGACAAGGAAACTGAATTCCTAAAATTATACATCAAATTGTTTGGAATACAGAACTCAGTactcttgttttctctgttttcttgtcTGTATCATTGTACCTCCCTCCTTTccaagttttctttctctcaggcTATTTGGGGCAGATTTGAGGACCAAGCCATGTGCAAGTGCATTTCATGTTCCCTAGAAACAAATCCATTCAACATACAAGGGTGGAGGTTGCATTGCTCTGCTTATAAAACTAAATCATAACTTACAGTGAAAGTAATCCATAAAAGAGTAGGGCTGCACATGAAAGCTCTGGGTGAACAGTGGAAAATAATTCTCCTTTTGCATTTAACTGAGTCATCACATTTTTATCAgctgatgatttattttttccagtctgCAGAGCACATGGAGGCAGGGCAAACACAGATCTAGCTGCTCTCCAACTTGAAACAACCCCCCACCCTCTCCAACAAGCAGTGCTGATAAAGCCTGTCCTTCTGACATGGACAAAACAGGGAAGTGTACAAAACCCCCTGCTATTATTACGTTGCTGCTGAGGAACAAATGGCATATTCTGCTTCCAGCAATTCACCTATCACACCAGGTCCATCTGGTCTTCTTCCTCCAGAAACATATTTTGCCAGGGTTACTGGAAGAAGAATAAGAAAGGTGATGAGAAGTGGTGCCACATAAgccagcttttctttaaaagcaataGATAAGCCCAAATGCCACACGTATAGCTCAGAGGAACAGAGCAAACCCtaggaaaaaccaaaataaatgcGCAATTAATTTCTATATTTCACTGTAAGTGCATGCTAAAATGCCAAATGACCTGTAAAGTAAGTGTAATATTGATGAACGAGAACTCAGCCAGCCAAAACAACAGGGTCTAGGAATAAAGCCATTTAAGCTGTCCAAGACAACAGACTTTGTGGAGGAGTTATATCACCACAGGACACAAACTGGACACAACAGAGAGTAGCTCATGACTCTTCTCAAGAGAGCAGATGTCTGATTACTATTAAAAGAAAGGGAACTAGACAGCAAATGATCAGCTCCATTTACAAGATTTGTTTCTCTTCAACAAAGTGTGGAAAATTTCACATCATTTTCAAACACTAAAAGAAATGATAAATAATTCTGTGCTATTtaccaatttttttaataaagaccTAAGAAATCAGACAAACAGGAACATTACCTTCAGGAGAGAAGCCATGTAGTTCCAAATGCTGTACTGCCCTCTGATCTCTGTTCTCCCTCAAACACATGCTTCTCAAAAGCAATGATTGTTAGTTAGAAAGTAATTGGAGAAGATCCATGACACTTTTTCCAATGGAAAAATTGTTCTAGTAATTTGTCTCTTCCCTGATAAGATTTTTCactctgtgtgtatttttttctctctctctgtggtttcccttttgttttttatggTCAGGAAAGTTTCCATTCCAAGGACAAGTTCTTCAGAGTGTGGTGCCAACCTAGTTGAAACTACAAGCAGCAATGGCTGCAACAGTGAGtacagtttaaaattaaatgactGGACTCCACAAGGCAAGTGGAGGAGGAAGTTTTGTTATTAAAAGTGACAcgttttatttttcagaaataacaaCAGCCTAAAGCATTAGAGTGGAAGAATGGTGGAGAAACAACATGCAGAGCAACCCTAAGAATCTAAATTGTAGAGGGTGACATGGTAAGCAAGATGAGAGAAGAAAGTTGACTGAAACAGGAGGCTGACATATTGGAGAAGACATCTAAGACTTAAACAGTTGCACTTAATGGAGTTTCTATGTACTTTTAAAACTGTCCATTATACAGAAATCACTATAATTTATGTTTGAATTCTGTGagattttttatgcttttcaaTAATGCTCAGCTAGATGCATGAGATAATCTTGGGTTTTACTAcatgggaaataaataaaatacaatatttttttttcactgcacagAGAATATGAGATATCACAGGATTTAGATGTCAGGTGATATTATGAATTTTTGATAggggtttttcatttttcacaggaTTTCCCCAGAGGAGCTGAAGCCTGTCTTGATTCAATAGTTACAAAATTGATATTTGTGATACATGTCCAGAATTTGGCTTGTTTCAGATGTAGGGGGAAAACCCCCACCTTTCTCCCAGCTAAtacttacttttctttttttttttttttttaattgtaacaGAACATCAGCACGAGGTACCATTGGTAGTTTATTGCCCAGGTTCCTGGCACActattttaattagaattaaaGAGAAATACTAAGAAAACAGATTGATAAtggttaaaaaaatttttaggCAGAGTTTGATGTACATTCCTAAGTAAGACATCTTCCTTGATGGTTTTTAATTTAGTctgtctttttctgaaaatctcacTACTGAGGGAAATTCAAACTTTACCTTGAATATTCCAGTTGACATTTCACATAGCAGAAATCAGGAATTTTGCTCGTCAGGTCAATTTTTGACACAAAATATTATTGAGACAGGTATCttggctgaaaaaaaatgctgcccTCTCCAAagatttattacttttattcACATAAACATCTGTTGATCACACTAGTATATTATAAACCACATTTTGGTCCCTTACAGGATTCTCTTACTCAGACAAGAAGAGGCCATCTGCCATGGtccatgttttttttttgccttcacaACACAAAGAGAATGTCTGGTTAGTCAGAGGCATAGAAAATGGGAActgaacaggtttttttttcaacttaTTTCTAGCACTGGAGGCAGAAACCAGCAAAAAATCAGATATGTTCCCATAATGGCACATTACCAAGCAGGTCATTATATGGGATTTATAAGGTTTTATTGAAGGGAAGATTAGCTGAGAAAATTCATTAattgaaaggacagaaaattcagaacagagatttcttatttctgaaagaaacaatCTGAAGATGTACAAAAACATAGATGTAGAGAAAATCTTTTGAGTAGTCCtgctatttacatttttctcaatAGCTGAATACTCATTTAAGTAACTTTACCCACTTTAAAACCTCATGCTTGCTTCTTTTGAGTGACAGAAGTATACATTTTGGCACTGCAAAACTTTCTATCAATTATCCCTGCCTTTTGGTACATGCATCTTATAAGTAAATATATTTGGGGTTCTCTCAGGGGTT
This sequence is a window from Camarhynchus parvulus chromosome 10, STF_HiC, whole genome shotgun sequence. Protein-coding genes within it:
- the NRG4 gene encoding pro-neuregulin-4, membrane-bound isoform, which encodes MRTAATGTVTTALQRCHPSPEFISQWYKSYHEELCGTSYGSFCLNGGICYMIPTVSSPFCRCIENYTGARCEEVLLPSIKSQTKGDLFAAFLASLLLLGVLVIGAFYFLCRKVSIPRTSSSECGANLVETTSSNGCNRFPQRS